The sequence ccaaggataTACAGGATTTTATGAAATCTTGTACTTCCTGTGTGCGAAACAAGCCATCTTGTgctaaaccagctggtcttcttctgccattaCCCAGCTGCCAGTGGACTCACATGGTAATGGACTTTATCACGATCTTCTATCTTCCTCGGGTAATAATACCACAATATCGATATCTATATTATCAAGGGTAATACACCATAGGAGCGCTCTCTCTCTCCTTGTCTCTCCACTCTTCTTCTGCATCTAGAATCTAGTGATTATATCACTAGCGTATACAAGTACACAGAATAGAAATACCACAATATCAATATCTATATTATCAAGGGTAATGCGCCATAGGAGCTCTCTCTCCTTGTCTCTCCACTCTTCTTCTACACCTCGGGTAATACTGTCATTTGTAAGTTAACAAACTGtatttccaagatgtcccactttgttccagATCTGCATTCAGCTCCACGCCTTGCCAAcctgttcttcctgcacatcttcctgcttcatggacttcccctgcacattgtcAACTACAAGTGAAGCTGAAGTTCTGATCTGCGTACCATCCGCAGTCCAATGGAAAAGTTGAAAGGGTTAATCAGTTTTCCACAGTTTTCCCGAGAGACTTATTAGATCCACGCTCTAGGAGCACTGGAGCCAAAGGGGTTAAACCGGGATGGCGATCTAAGCAGTATTTCGTGATGTCTTGTTTATGATATATTTGGGTCACTTTATTATTCTTTCAGTGTATTTTGTGTtaaatttctttttatatttttccgttTAAACGAAATCAAACTGCGGAAAAAACCTGAGGGCATAACGTCACATAATGGGAGGTAAGATTCCGGTACGATGTGACACTAATTGGCAGTACTTGTGCTGTTACTTTGTATTTATTTGTGTCGAATCGAAGCTGTGTATCATAGTTGAGAAAGGCTTGTGAGACGAGCCGAAAACACTTTCCCAGTTTCCCTGCATTAACATGCTGCAAGTTGCatctataaaaataaacatttgagCTGATGAAGATTGTAAGTGCTGaaagggttaatcagaccctgggctgctattTTCGCAATTTTGTCTTTGCCCGacaggataactggtccactcTACTGCCATTGGCGGAATTCTCCTACaactggactctgaatctgcacgtgccggctcgctaagatttaaaggaccagctccttcctgtgtcccctgccggatctttgtgttttATGCCTGAGAGAGCACTGTATTCCTTGCCTTGTGCGTTTAGACTGATTTCCTGGTGTGACCTCAATttcgttcctgactttgctcctgtgctgcctgtcctgacctaccgctatgtcccTGACCACtattctgctcaacgtctctgtggctcgccttggccgccaccccGGACAAAGTCGCTCCTATAGAAAACCGGGTGGTATctcgctgcaacaagtccaacctgctttacaATATCCACACATACGCCCCTTTTCTTTAGCGTCATGTTACCAAAACTACGCCATACATCATGCTGCTGGTTTACGCACGAGCAGTGTCACGAAAATAAAGACACTTGTGCAAGTGCATTCTCCGTTTTCCCGCACTTCATCTACGTCATACTGACGTGACACGCCATCCCCATTGGCAGACACCACAGAAGTGGACCGCCCATAGGCGGCACCTCTTAAATTTAACCACGGGGGCTACTGCCTGTCCTTTGCACGCTTTCCCCCATACATGCTGTGTCTACACCCAGCACcagctgtatctatatagtatacCCTATTGCTACATCAGTCTTGATAatatatatctctctctatatatatatatatatataaacacacacacatctatatggtATATGCTGCTAGTACAAACGCTTGTAATCTTGCTACGCTCTCTATGCAGATGTCTATGTCATTTTGAATAATAAGATGTATGTTTACAGTTGGCTTTCAGTACCCTGTCTCATGACTAACTTGGTTCTCTGTGTACATTAGTTTCCTCGTTATTCTCCAATTTTCGGTATTATTCATTTGTCATTATTTGCTATTTTTCCATTTGGTTCACTTATGTTTTGTAGTGTTCAACAAAGGCCTATGTTAGACTGAAATGCCAACTACCGATTTCTTTGATCACGTGGATATTCATTAAATTTCACTTGGCATCAAAGCAGTGCTTTGGAttagttttatattgttttttaatttaGTAAATCGATGTGATCTGTGGCTCCAATGTTTCACATATTCATAACATTTTTTGGATTTACCAATGTGTGAAGacttctgatgtttaacaagattacATTTACGAGCAAAATTTTTTCCACAATCTTAACATTAAAACGGTTTCtcgcctgtgtgacttctctgatgtcgcTCAACATGTGCTTTCCGAGCAAAACATCTTCCacaatctgaacatgaaaatggcttctctcccgtgtgacttGTAAAATGTCGTCTAAGAGTTGATTTGttgataaaacatttcccacattctgaacatgaaaatggtttctctcctgtgtgacttgtTAAATGTCGACTAAGAGTTGATTTGtcgctaaaacatttcccacactctgaacatgaaaatggcttctcccccgtgtgaattatTAAATGTCGACTAAGACCTGATTTATCGCTGAAacaatttccacattctgaacatgaaaagggGTGTTCCCCTGTGTGACTTATTAGATGTTGATTAAGAGTTAATTTCTTGCTAAAACTTTCCccacaaaataaacataaaaacggCTTCTCTCCGGTGTGGGTTTTTTGATGTCTTACAAGATATGAAAGTCTTAGAaaccattttccacattctgaacatgaaaattgcTTCTCCCCTTGTTCATgttgaaaaatatacaatttcccgTTATAGAATTTCCCACTATGTTTAGATGAAAATGTTTTCTCTTCTGTGTGACTTTGCTGATGTTGAAGAAGATGGTTTTTGTGagtaaaatatttcccacattctaaacatgaaaatggcttctccccagtgtgacttCTTTGATGTCTTTCTAGAGCTGATCTTTggctgaaacatttcccacattctgaacatgaaaacggtttctcccccgtgtgacttctttGATGTGTTACAAGGCCTGATCTGtagctaaaacatttcccacattctgaacatgaaaacggcttctctcctgtgtgggttCTTTGATGACTTACAAGATCTAATCTTTggctgaaacatttcccacattctaaacaaGAAATGTGTTTTTCTTCTGTCTGATTTCCCTGAAGATCTGCTTTAACAATATAAAGTTTCCCACTTTCTAAACTTGATTTAGTTTTCTTAACCATTTCTGATGAATCAGTAGAAAGGACCCATCTAATAGGAGCAGATGGTGGATCTTGTGTGTGAAGGTCTGAGGATACATCTGGGATATTCTCATGATCTTCAGATGTATCTGGTGTGATAGaaccatcacctgctgtaacttgtgatgatatcagatgttcctctgacctcctggtgttgtcatctgcagagaataaaacagattataaaatataaccttaTCATTGGTTGTGGTGAGAAAACTCTGAAGATGTATCACAGGACATTTGTGTGATATCAGCAATCCGGGTACATGCAGCATTTCTTGTCTGCCCATGGTGGCTATGactttcctgcttaccataaggttctgtattattactgatgtaacatctcagtctcctcctccgaggtcctggtgagcagtattcctgaccctcatagctcccaccttccagcttttcttagtctatgtctccatgttctgtattgtgttatcactcgtctctgctttatctagtggttactactcacctgggcagttacctgtaggaatctcctccttacatcgctcatcgcccctcacatatgtctctggggcaggaatattcttcacatcttcatcctGATACAAAAATAGAGTAACAAATATTGTAAGAAGTCACAAAAGGAGAAGTGACTCCACTATATTCGACTATTACATAAAATACAAACAATGAAACTGGCCCCCGAGACAAAATTCCGAACGGGATCCCCACATATGACACCAAAAAGTCCAGAAATAAAACAAGTAATTCCCAACTGTAAACCCTTGAACACAAATTCAACGTGTTTTTTTACCATTCTGCAActgatatataatttttttaaagtaataaaAAAGATTCTACTGTTCGAAAAAGTCGGTAAAGAAAATGTCTTGTCCCACATAAAATTACAAACTATAAATAGGCCCGCGCATCACAtttaatgttttaaaatgtatttaaaactttaaaaaaaacctatataaatttttgtatacctgtgatcgtaccaacccagagaataaagggaAGGTGTCATTTGGACAGTACATGGCAAGCTGTAAAACAcgacccacaagaaaatgctgcaaaaaggatttttttttgtcaatttcaacacaaaatttattTTCCCCACTACATGGAATATAAATACAGTACAAACACcatcaatttgttatgcagaaaacaagcctcatacagctctgtacacggcaaAACGTGAATATTTAGAAGAGGGGAGCAaaatatggaaacacaaaaatcgaaaaagggcatcGATCGCAAGGgataaatgtttgtgtttttagTAAGAAACCCTTTTTTAGGATGGGTCACATTTTTTGCCCCTCCACTTATTAAGCGTCTTTTTGTCTTGGGAAAAAAAGGGCACTTGAGAAGTTTTTATTTATGCAGCAGCCCCTTTTCCTGCTTTCACTAAAATCCAGATTCCATTTTCTAGGGCATCCTAGGGCTGTTTCTCGTTAGGGATaccctgggactgtccttgtcagggtaGGAGTCAATTTCTTGAGGGATATAGGGACATTGTAGGCATAGGGGCAACTAGGGGCAGTGTTGGCATCGTGTTCCTGACCTGTTGTGTTCCCATTGACCCTTTGTGTAGTTCTAGAGGAGTGTCCCGCGTCGTGTAGATTTATTTACATATCCTATGCTATGATGGGGAGTATTTAGGTCTTTATCTTTTCTTTCAGTTGGTGTGTGATTTTATTATGGCCATCATCCGGTGTGGTGTTGCTACTATCATTTATATTTGGGTTTATTAAGAGTTATGTTTTATAAGCTACTGTTAACAGGTACCGAGTCACAGTTGATACAGCCAGAGCACAGGCCATTAACTTCTGACGGGCCCGGTGGCACCCCCTGCAACGGTGATCATTACACCCCCGACTTGGATATAATAAACCTCATCAGATCAGAGAATGTGTCATGTAGTcttatctccatctacctgatgatcctgtgggacatatttctcctctgaacaatcctgtggtagaagaagaggactgggacatctctccggtgatgttctcttactggatctacctgtaggaaacatccagagactgaattccttctctccatacagataatgaaaggacgtgtggatttagtcctgtctattacctgctgatgtgaggggctggtggtcctccatcatgacgtccttgtacacatctttgtgtccttctaaatactcccactcctccatggagaaatagacagccacatcctgacaccttataggaacctgacacacacaatgatcccgtcatcacccagatcccttcatagcattactgtataatgtcccagcattcccagcagtgtcacctctccagtcagcagctccatcatcttgtgggtgacttctaggatcttctgctcattgatgtcatcatgtatcagggggtgaggtggaggagccgggattgggctcagggttctcccccgtccttcatacacaggggcctgacagcgcccactagaggtcttcttcactactgtgtaatcctggttatggagagacacattgataaatctccctccatacatttccagaatctctcacctctccagtcctatcatctgttattcccatagataatgatgtcatgtgacctcatcacaatctctcacctctccagtaatatagaagagaatctctagggtgagctggaagattctctccaccctcgtgtctgtGTCCATTGTCAGATCCTGAAAAGAAAGAAGATAAGACAAAGTAAATATATATACGAGGGcagttcaataagtacctgtgATGCTATATAGAAAGAAGATGaggaaaagtaaaaacatataAGAATTTGGGCTTGGCCTCCTCATACTACATGGGAGCTATTGCAACATATGTACTCAACATCTTTCATAAACATTCATCTAAGCTGTG comes from Engystomops pustulosus chromosome 6, aEngPut4.maternal, whole genome shotgun sequence and encodes:
- the LOC140065401 gene encoding uncharacterized protein, whose protein sequence is MYCPNDTFPLFSGLVRSQDEDVKNIPAPETYVRGDERCKEEIPTGNCPDDNTRRSEEHLISSQVTAGDGSITPDTSEDHENIPDVSSDLHTQDPPSAPIRWVLSTDSSEMVKKTKSSLESGKLYIVKADLQGNQTEEKHISCLECGKCFSQRLDLVSHQRTHTGEKPFSCSECGKCFSYRSGLVTHQRSHTGEKPFSCSECGKCFSQRSALERHQRSHTGEKPFSCLECGKYFTHKNHLLQHQQSHTEEKTFSSKHSGKFYNGKLYIFQHEQGEKQFSCSECGKWFLRLSYLVRHQKTHTGEKPFLCLFCGESFSKKLTLNQHLISHTGEHPFSCSECGNCFSDKSGLSRHLIIHTGEKPFSCSECGKCFSDKSTLSRHLTSHTGEKPFSCSECGKCFINKSTLRRHFTSHTGEKPFSCSDCGRCFARKAHVERHQRSHTGEKPF